The sequence TTCATCCTGAATACGCACCTGTATTTTTGTCTTGCCGTCATCCGCTTCATAAAAAAGAAAGTCTGTATTTGGTGATGCAGGGGGGTTAGTCATTTTTAACCTCCCCATAGCCCAGCCTCGCCAGATTTTCCTTAATCACTGCATCCAGTCTTTCTCCCTCTGCCATCTGCTTATAAAGCTCGGCAGAGAGGCGTTTCATTTTCTCATCAAAAGGTTCGCCGTCATCCTCAACCTCTTCCGCCCCGACATAGCGTCCGGGAGTGAGGACATAATCATGCTCTCTTATTGTTTCTATCGCTACGGATTTGCAGAAGCCTGCAGTGTCTTTATATTCTTCAAACTTTTCTTTGCTTCGCCATAAATGATATGTCCCTGCTATTTTCCTTAAATCTTCATCATCAAGCACACGGTGGACTCTGTCTTCCAACCTGCCCATTTTTCGGGCATCAATAAATAGCGTCTCCCCTTTGCGCTCCCTGTGCCCGTTTCTGCCTTTATTGCGGGCTATAAACCACAGGCAGACAGGAATCTGTGTTGTATAAAAAAGCTGACCGGGTAAAGCAATCATACAGTCCACAAGATCTGCCTCTATTATGTTCTTTCTTATTTCGCCTTCGCCGCTTGTGTTGCTGCTCATTGAGCCGTTAGCAAGGACAAAGCCGGCCACACCGTTAGGTGCAAGGTGGTGTATGAAATGCTGTATCCATGCATAGTTTGCGTTGTTCTCCGGCGGAGTGCCATATTTCCAGCGCAAATCATTTTTCAGTCTGTTTCCGCCCCAATCGCTTGTATTAAAAGGCGGGTTAGCGAGGATGAAGTCTGCCTTGAGATCCTTATGCAGATCATTTGTGAAAGAATCTGCCCACTCACCGCCGAGATTAGCCTCTATGCCCCTTATGGCTAGGTTCATCTTAGCCAGCCGCCATGTGGTAGCGTTGTATTCCTGCCCATAAACAGAAATATCTCTCAGCTTTCCGCCATGTTCAGTGGCAAACTTTTCAGACTGAACAAACATACCGCCTGAACCGCAGCACGGGTCATAAACTCTGCCCTTATACGGCTCAATCATTTCAACCAGAAGCTTAACCACGCACTCAGGAGTATAAAATTCACCGCCGGATCTGCCCTCTTTTGCCGCAAACTTGCCGAGGAAATATTCATACACTCTGCCTAAAAGGTCTTTAGATGTCTTGGTTCTGTCAATAAGAGGAATAGAGCCGATGATGTCCAGCAATTCACCGAGGCGGGTTTTATCAATTTCCGGGCGTGCATATGTTTTCGGAAGAATGTTTTTGAGGATTTTGTTCTCTTTCTCAATGGCAATCATAGCATCATCAAGGATTTTACCTATTTCAGGAGACTTCGCCTTCGCAACAAGGCTGTCCCAGCGAGCCTCCGAAGGAACCCAGAATATATTATCACTGGTATATTCATCACGATCTTCCGGGTCGGTGTATTCCGTGTCTTTAGTCGCAAGGAGAGCGTCATATTTTGCCTGAAAAGAGTCTGAAATATATTTAAGAAATATAAGTCCCAAGACCACATGCTTATACTCTGAAGCATCCACATTTCCACGGAGCTTGTCCGCCGCCAGCCAGAGTTTGTCTTCAAAACCTATAGTTGCACTGCCGTTCTGCTTTGCCATTTATTTCACCAAGAAAGTCAGGATTATTTGTCTTATTATAAATAACAAATATCCGCTCTGAAAACAAGGCAGGATAAGGAGTTAGGAAATAAGTGAGAAATGCGGCAGGGACATGTTCTATCCCTCATACATCATGGCTTCGGTGAACTTCTGCTGGATGTATCCGTGGGAGATTTTGACTTTGTGGTGTTTGGCAAGGTATTCGGAGATCTCCCTCCAGGAAAGACCGTCCTCAAGATAGAGTTTTTTGTATTTTAGTTAAAAAAGAATAGTTGGCTACAACCCGCAAGCCGTATTGTGAAGTGCTTTAAGAACGTTCAGGATGTTGACAAATATAGTCAATATATTAAATTAATGTTAGCGGGCGTGCTGTCACACGTCTTGCTGTTAATATGCGTTACCGCAAATTATTAACCAGAACAACTGCTACAATTATCTTATGCATCAATGGAATCAGGAAAACAAGACTTTTGCTTATACCGGACAACCACGAAGGGCAAAAAGCTGTTAAACTCTTGAAGTGTTCTTATAAACAATCAAAATATATTCTTTTACTTGCCCTTTCACTCTATTCGTTTATATTGGAATCATATTCCATATTAAACGGAGCTTAGTATGTATCAACGTACAATGGAAAAGGTCTTAAAACAGGTCAGCAAGAGTTTCCCTGTGGTTTTGGTCACAGGACCAAGACAGGTAGGCAAAACGACTTTGCTCGAAATGTGTGCCGCTGAAAACATGAAATATGTATCTCTCGATGATCTCGATGTCCGAAGCCTTGCCCAGAACGACCCCGGACTTTTCATACAGACCTACACTCCGTCCCTTATAATTGATGAGATACAGTACGCTCCGCAACTTTTCAGTTATATAAAAATAGCAGTAGACAGGGAAAAGCAAAACGGTATGTTCTGGCTTACCGGTTCGCAGAAATTTCACCTGATGAAAGGCATCACAGAGAGTCTGGCAGGGCGTGTTGCTGTGCTTGATCTGCTTGGGCTTTCAAATGCTGAAATAAACCATACTGCTGAAAACTCTAAGCCTTTTCTGCCAGATGTGGTAATTGAGCAGGCAAATGGTATTTCTCTCACGGATGCTTACCGCAAGATATGGTTCGGCTCTTTCCCCCGTGTGATTGATAATCCTGACGTACGGGATATATTTTACCGCTCATATATCCAGACCTACATTCAGAGGGATGTTAAAGATATTCTGAATATAACTGATGAAATAACCTTCCATAAGTTTCTCGGTGCTATAGCCGCCAGAACAGGGCAGCTGCTGAACTATGCCGATGTTGCCAGAGATGTCGCCATAGACAATAAGACCGTAAAGGCGTGGCTTTCCGTGCTTGAGGCTTCGGGGCTGGTTTACCTGCTTTATCCGTATCATACCAATGTAACAAAACGAATTATCAAAACACCTAAAATCTATTTTCTGGATACAGGGCTTTGTTCCTATCTGACGAAATGGACAACGCCGGAAGCTCTGGAAGCCGGTGCCATGAGCGGGGCAATTTTTGAAACCTATGTCGTGGCAGAGATACTGAAAAGCTATTGGCATACCGGACAGGAAGCAAATCTTTACTTTTACAGGGATACCGATCAGAAAGAGGTGGATTTGCTGATTGAGTCCAACAATACTCTTTATCCAATAGAAATTAAAAAAACTGCCACACCATCGAAAACAGCAGTAAGAAGCTTTGATGTACTGAATAAATTAAATAAACAGATAGGTCACGGAGCTGTAATCTGTCTCACGGAAAAAAATATTCCTATCTCTGGCAATGTAACAGCAATATCGGTTGAAAATATTTAGTGTGGACATAATTTATTCAGCAATCTCAATAGGCAGTCTTTATAGATAACTACTTGAAATTTACATCCCTGCGGGGCCATTCCCCACAGGGACATATTAGAGATATTATCTCTTACTTCTTTTGTTCTCCGATAATCCTTTTATCATTCTTAATATCAAAATTACGGAGAAGGGTTATTATTCGCCTTATTCTTGCCGCAAGTTCGTCCCTTTCCTCTTGCAAAGGACGAAGCTCAGACTCCATTTTTTTGAGCATGGGGTAAAGATAATCTTTTTCAATCTTCCACAGATCCCTATGTGTTATACGCTTACTAGCAAGCCTGATGCTTCTGTATCTTGTTCCTTTTTTCTGATTTTCGACATTAGTGAGCCTCTGTCGAAATTCAAAATGATGCGGACAATACAGGCAACCTTTTTTTGAGCAATAGTGCAGAGAAATATACACGGCTCCGGTTTTATAGCTAAGCTTCTGTTTTTTCACCGTCTCTTCAAGACATTTCTTTACAAACTCAAAACGCTCGAAAAGTACCCTTGTCATATCATACACTTCCAATAGTTCATTCATCTGAACCTCCTTGATTATTTACAAGGTCATAGCTCAAACCCCAGATGAAAAGTGTGTCTTTTTTGCAATTTCTGAAGAATCTGAAGTTTTTTTCAAGCCTCAAGTTTACGCATAACGCATACTAATATTATGATTAGCGACTATAAAAATATTTTAAAAAACTATAGGCGAATGCCCAAATCACAAAATAGGCTTATAATACAGCAGTTTAGTATTAAATCTGTATCAGAGTGTTTTTTCAGGAATTTAAAAAAGACACAAAAAAGCACGGAGGAAAATTGTATGACTTGATTAAGAAGGAAGTTGATAGAGGAAACAGATGTCAGACAAAAGGGTCATTTTTCTGCAAATGGTTTTTCAGGAAGACGGGAAAATAATTTCTGAAGATGTTACAAAAGAAGTCCTCAGAATGAAACAAGAAGCCAATACAAAAAAATTATCCAATGAAATTATGTCTGTTGAAGAAGTTGCCGAACTACTCAAGATCAAAGTTCGCTCAGTACGTAATAAAATGTGTAATGGAGAATTCTTAGAAGGCACGCACTATAAGAGACTTTCAAGGCGCCATGTCGTATTTTATAAAAAAGCATTGCTGGAAATGCTCGGTCTGCCCTAACTTATTCAAATGAGATACTATATCAAAGATAATAAGCTGTGGGTTGATTTTTCATATAAAGGTGTCCGTTGCAGGGAATCTTTAAAAATCAAGCCTACCAAAGCAAATCAGAAATATGCAGAGAGGCTGCTCGGAGAAATTGAAAATCGTATACTGGCGAAGACATTTAATTATGCTGATTATTTTCCTGAAAGCAAAAAATGCTTATTATTCGGCGGCAAAAAGAATGTGACTCTTTCAATAGGTGAGTTGTTTCAGCAGTGGCTGGACAATGCGGAAAAGAGGTTCAAAGCTCAGCACATATCAAGAAGCACACTCAAAAATTATTATAAAGAAACTAAAGCATTCGTGGAATATTTTGACAGCAGCAATATTAAAAACATTACTAAAGCAGATATTGATGACTTCATCATCGACTATTCCATAGGGCGCAAAGCCAAGACTGTGAACAACAGCATCCTTACTCTGAAACAAGTCTTTAATTATGCAGTTGAAAAGGAATACCTTGAAATCAGTCCGATGCTGAAAATAGTACTGCTGAAAACAGAAAAACCGGATATACATCCGTTCAGCCATGAAGAAATGATGGCAATATTAAATGAGCTTAAAGAAAGCAGAGTATATCCAATAATCGCCACTTTATTTTTTACCGGAATGAGGATAGGAGAAGCCCTCTCTATGAAATGGGAAAACGTTGATTTCCATGAATGGACATACCATGTCAGAGAGTCCTTCTCCAACAATATACTCACCAGAACAAAAACAAAGGAATCAAAAAGAATTATTGAACTGACAGAGCCAATGCAGCAGATTTTGCAAGGACAAAAATCAAAGACCTTTCTGCATTCCGAGTTTATATTTCTTAACAGCGATGGAAAGCCTTACACATCTTCCCACAGTATAATCAGGTACTACTGGAAACCGGTATTGAAAAAGCTTGGAATTGAATACCGTATTCCGTATCAATGCAGACATACATTTGCAGTGCTTTCCCTGAAACTAGGTGATGACCCTGAGGATGTGGCAAAACAGCTCGGACACACATCACTCCAAATGCTTTTTACAAGATATGCAAGATTCATAAAAAACAGGGCAAAGAGAGAATCAAAGTTCGCAGAATCTGTCACGATTTCGGCACGGAATAAAAAAGCCAGCGGTTAACCCACTGGCTTTTTTGATGATTTTAAATAGGCACGGGCGGTTTCGAACCGCCGACCCTTGCGACGTCAACGCAATGCTCTCCCGCTGAGCTACGCGCCTCTAATTAATTATAAAAATCCGTACATCCTGTCGGATTTTTATACACGCTCGCGCCGTGGTAAACACGGCTTCGCTGCGCACGGCGGGTTTCCGTCACTGGAAACCGTAAGCAAAAATCCGTACATCCTGTCGGATTTTTATACACGCTCGCGCCGTGGTGAACACGGCTTCGCTGCGCACGGCGGGTTTCCGTCACTGGAAACCGTAAGCAAAAATCCGTACATCCTGTCGGATTTTTATACACGCTCGCGCCGTGGTAAACATGGCTTCGCTGCGCACGGCGGGTTTCCGTCACTGGAAACCGTAAGCAAAAATCCGTACATCCTGTCGGATTTTTATACACGCTCGCGCCGTGGTAAACACGGCTTCGCTGCGCACGGCGGGTTTCCGTCACTGGAAACCGTAAGCAAAAATCCGAACAGACAGATTCTTACATCCCCTCACATGCTGCCTTTAGCCTTCAACAGCCCTGCTTCGCATATGCGGGAAAAAACTTATTGCATAATCCGGCAAAAAAATCAATCCCTAAAGATCGTTAATTACCAGCCCTGTCTGAAGTTTCGGGTAGAAGTAAGTGGATTTCTGCGGCATAACAAGCCCGCTTTCGGAAATCTCCCTTACTATTTCAATATCCACACCCTTCATCATGAAGGCAAGCGCGGGCTTCTTCGCCATGAGCGCCTTTATCTGCTCCATAGTCTGAAGGAAGTATATGCCTTCCTTGCGGAGTATCTGTTCATCGGAAATGCCTGTTCCGGGTTTGATGAGAGTCTCCTGCACAAGGTAGGTGTCAACCTTTCTGTATATCGGGTGAAGAGTCTCAAGCACTTCATCACGCAGGGTGAGTCCTATGAACTTTTCCCCTGTGAATACTGCGAAGTTTCTGGCAGTTCCCTTTGTATTGAGAAATTTATCTGCCGCCTCGTAAGAAGCAAGTTCCTGAATTTCGTAGTTTTTCTCAACCTTTGCAAGGAAACTTTCAAGAATGAAATCCTTGGGAACTTCCACAACCCTGTGTGTGGGGAAAATTTTAAGCCCTTCGTCATAGAAATTTACGAACATCATCATAACGAAATCGTAAGGCTTAACATTCCCTTCAAGATCGCCGTTATGCTCTCTTTTGAGTTTTTTATAATCCAGAGCGGTTTCGTATCTGTGATGACCGTCAGCGATGTAGATAGCCTTGTCCTTCATAAAGCTTTCTATTTCTTCGATAACCTTCGTGTCGGTTATCTGCCAGATGGTGTTTTTAACACTTTCATCATCCACTGCGGAAGCGACAGGCATGTTTTTCTTTGCGTTGGTAAAAGCTGATGAGAGCTTATTTTCCTTGTCCATGTACAGACCGAAGATCTGGCTGAAGTTGGTCTGACATGCCTTCATAAGCTCAAATCGGTCTTTCTTGGGACCGGAGAGTGTTTTCTCGTGGGGAAAAACAGAGCCCTTGCCCAGTTCCTCAAGCTTAAGCAGACCGATGAAGCCTGTTCTCACATACTCCTTACCGCCGAAGCTGTATATCTGCTCATAGAGATAATAGCCCTGCTCCTTATCACGAAGGAGTGTGCCGTCCTTCTTCCAGTTTTCGTAAAGCTGCGCAGCATTCTGATACTTTGCGTCACCATCGCCGTCCGGAAGGTCAAGCCTTACAACGTTAGCGGCGCATCTGCCTTTCAGCGTCTCTTTCATTTCATCCGATATTACATCGTACGGAGGGGCGATAACCTGCTTGAGAAGCACCTTCTCCAGATTATAACGCACACCCATGAAAGGTTTTACAATAGCCACCTGAGCCTCCTAGCCTGCTATGATTCTGGCAAATTTTCTTTTGCCGACTTTAAGTATGTGTTCCCCCGCAGAAGGGGTTATGTCAAGATTTTCGATACGTTCATTGTCGAGGTACACCCCGCCCTGCTTGGCGGTTCTTTTCGCTTCGCCGTTGCTGGGAGCGAAGTCCAGCTCCCTTATTATGTCAAGCAGGGTTTTGCCGCCTGATTTAAATTCAGGCATATCATCCGGATTTTCCTTGTTTGAAAATATCTTTTCAAAATTTTCCCGCGCGTCAGCTCCGGCTTGTTCTCCCCAGTATCTGGCAACAATCTCCTCCGCAAGGCGTTTTTTCGCCTCCATAGGGTGAAGAGCGCCTGAGGATATATCCTTCTTCATCTGCTCTATCTCGGCTATGCTGAGGTCTGAGAGGAGCAGGTAGTAACGCATCATAAGCTCATCGGTGATCGACATAAGCTTGCCGAACATCTCCGAAGGCTGTTCACTGATGCCCACATAGTTATTGAGGGATTTGGACATTTTATTAACGCCGTCAAGCCCTTCGAGTATGGGAACCGTGATCGCGTTCTGAGGTCTCTGCCCGTGATCCTTCTGAAGTTCCCTCCCCACAAGGAGGTTGAACTTCTGATCGGTTCCGCCGAGTTCAACGTCCGATTTAAGCGCTACGGAGTCATACCCCTGAACAAGGGGGTAGAGAAATTCATGTATGCTGATAGGTTTGTTGTCTTTATATCTTTTGGAGAAATCATCTCTTTCAAGCATTCTGGCAACCGTGTAGGAGGATGCGAGTTTAATCATTCCAACTGCGCTCATCGCTTCCATCCATGTGCTGTTGAAGGCAACCTCTGTCTTTGATGGATCGAGTATCTTAAACACTTGCTCTTTATAGGTTTCGGCGTTTTTTAATACTGCGTCCTTGGTAAGGGCTTTCCTAGTCTCGGACTTGCCGGAAGGATCGCCTATCATCCCTGTGAAGTCGCCGATGAGGAAGATTACCTGATGTCCCAGTTCCTGAAAATGCTTGAGTTTCTGGATAAGAACCGTGTGTCCGAGGTGAAGATCCGGCGCCGTGGGGTCGAACCCCGCTTTGATCCTCAGAGGGACTCCGGTTTTGAGTGATTCTTCGAGCTTTTTGCTGAGTTCCTCTTCGGAGATGATCTCCTCCGTTCCCCTTCTGATAAGCTCCATCTGCTGATGTACAGGTAGCACTTAGCCCTCCAAATTTATACGGATAAACCGCCTGTCCTGCGCGGTTTTCCGCCGATCCGCCCTGTCCTGAAACAAGCGCAAATTCGTAGTCAATATATACGATCTATGGTCTTTGTTCAAGCAGAGTCTTGATTTAAGCCCGTTACGGAAGCATGAGCGCCATAATCCGCGGTTCAAAAAATATGTACAGAACCGCCGCTGCGGCTATGAAAACACCGAATGGAATCATGTAGTTTTTGTCCTTCTTGAGAATAACAAGGGGAATCCCCACGAGTGAGCCTATGACTGCGCTGCCGAAAACTATGAAATACACAGGAACATAGCCGAGGAAGGCGCCTATCATCATCATGAGTTTAATATCGCCGCCGCCCATGCCTTCCTGCCTGCGGAGTTTTTTATACAGCCACGCGGGAATCCAGAGTGATAAAAAGCCGGCTAAGGCTCCGAGTAGTGATGTCTGAATACCGGGGTAGGTTATGAATGAGAAAAAAACGCCTGCGACTGCG is a genomic window of Geovibrio thiophilus containing:
- a CDS encoding helix-turn-helix domain-containing protein — translated: MSDKRVIFLQMVFQEDGKIISEDVTKEVLRMKQEANTKKLSNEIMSVEEVAELLKIKVRSVRNKMCNGEFLEGTHYKRLSRRHVVFYKKALLEMLGLP
- a CDS encoding ATP-binding protein codes for the protein MYQRTMEKVLKQVSKSFPVVLVTGPRQVGKTTLLEMCAAENMKYVSLDDLDVRSLAQNDPGLFIQTYTPSLIIDEIQYAPQLFSYIKIAVDREKQNGMFWLTGSQKFHLMKGITESLAGRVAVLDLLGLSNAEINHTAENSKPFLPDVVIEQANGISLTDAYRKIWFGSFPRVIDNPDVRDIFYRSYIQTYIQRDVKDILNITDEITFHKFLGAIAARTGQLLNYADVARDVAIDNKTVKAWLSVLEASGLVYLLYPYHTNVTKRIIKTPKIYFLDTGLCSYLTKWTTPEALEAGAMSGAIFETYVVAEILKSYWHTGQEANLYFYRDTDQKEVDLLIESNNTLYPIEIKKTATPSKTAVRSFDVLNKLNKQIGHGAVICLTEKNIPISGNVTAISVENI
- a CDS encoding Arm DNA-binding domain-containing protein, encoding MRYYIKDNKLWVDFSYKGVRCRESLKIKPTKANQKYAERLLGEIENRILAKTFNYADYFPESKKCLLFGGKKNVTLSIGELFQQWLDNAEKRFKAQHISRSTLKNYYKETKAFVEYFDSSNIKNITKADIDDFIIDYSIGRKAKTVNNSILTLKQVFNYAVEKEYLEISPMLKIVLLKTEKPDIHPFSHEEMMAILNELKESRVYPIIATLFFTGMRIGEALSMKWENVDFHEWTYHVRESFSNNILTRTKTKESKRIIELTEPMQQILQGQKSKTFLHSEFIFLNSDGKPYTSSHSIIRYYWKPVLKKLGIEYRIPYQCRHTFAVLSLKLGDDPEDVAKQLGHTSLQMLFTRYARFIKNRAKRESKFAESVTISARNKKASG
- a CDS encoding type I restriction-modification system subunit M, whose amino-acid sequence is MAKQNGSATIGFEDKLWLAADKLRGNVDASEYKHVVLGLIFLKYISDSFQAKYDALLATKDTEYTDPEDRDEYTSDNIFWVPSEARWDSLVAKAKSPEIGKILDDAMIAIEKENKILKNILPKTYARPEIDKTRLGELLDIIGSIPLIDRTKTSKDLLGRVYEYFLGKFAAKEGRSGGEFYTPECVVKLLVEMIEPYKGRVYDPCCGSGGMFVQSEKFATEHGGKLRDISVYGQEYNATTWRLAKMNLAIRGIEANLGGEWADSFTNDLHKDLKADFILANPPFNTSDWGGNRLKNDLRWKYGTPPENNANYAWIQHFIHHLAPNGVAGFVLANGSMSSNTSGEGEIRKNIIEADLVDCMIALPGQLFYTTQIPVCLWFIARNKGRNGHRERKGETLFIDARKMGRLEDRVHRVLDDEDLRKIAGTYHLWRSKEKFEEYKDTAGFCKSVAIETIREHDYVLTPGRYVGAEEVEDDGEPFDEKMKRLSAELYKQMAEGERLDAVIKENLARLGYGEVKND
- the tyrS gene encoding tyrosine--tRNA ligase, whose protein sequence is MELIRRGTEEIISEEELSKKLEESLKTGVPLRIKAGFDPTAPDLHLGHTVLIQKLKHFQELGHQVIFLIGDFTGMIGDPSGKSETRKALTKDAVLKNAETYKEQVFKILDPSKTEVAFNSTWMEAMSAVGMIKLASSYTVARMLERDDFSKRYKDNKPISIHEFLYPLVQGYDSVALKSDVELGGTDQKFNLLVGRELQKDHGQRPQNAITVPILEGLDGVNKMSKSLNNYVGISEQPSEMFGKLMSITDELMMRYYLLLSDLSIAEIEQMKKDISSGALHPMEAKKRLAEEIVARYWGEQAGADARENFEKIFSNKENPDDMPEFKSGGKTLLDIIRELDFAPSNGEAKRTAKQGGVYLDNERIENLDITPSAGEHILKVGKRKFARIIAG
- a CDS encoding DUF1015 domain-containing protein, which translates into the protein MAIVKPFMGVRYNLEKVLLKQVIAPPYDVISDEMKETLKGRCAANVVRLDLPDGDGDAKYQNAAQLYENWKKDGTLLRDKEQGYYLYEQIYSFGGKEYVRTGFIGLLKLEELGKGSVFPHEKTLSGPKKDRFELMKACQTNFSQIFGLYMDKENKLSSAFTNAKKNMPVASAVDDESVKNTIWQITDTKVIEEIESFMKDKAIYIADGHHRYETALDYKKLKREHNGDLEGNVKPYDFVMMMFVNFYDEGLKIFPTHRVVEVPKDFILESFLAKVEKNYEIQELASYEAADKFLNTKGTARNFAVFTGEKFIGLTLRDEVLETLHPIYRKVDTYLVQETLIKPGTGISDEQILRKEGIYFLQTMEQIKALMAKKPALAFMMKGVDIEIVREISESGLVMPQKSTYFYPKLQTGLVINDL